One Fusarium falciforme chromosome 12, complete sequence DNA window includes the following coding sequences:
- a CDS encoding Aconitate hydratase, mitochondrial, with amino-acid sequence MRAFSSLSSVRQGSKITCPSLQHFRKLATAGHASSRAQLSRFEQNQYIDYVDIANRIRLGRRVAGRALTYAEKIILAHTDNLEDEPLRRGKTRLKLRPRRIACQDATAQMALIQFLSAGLDSAAVPTTIHCDHLIVGKSGQDEDLPNALGAHKEVYEFMSSAAKRFNMGFWKPGAGIIHQTVLENYAFPGGMMVGTDSHTPNAGGMGMIAIGVGGADAVDVMAGLPFELKAPHVIGMTNDISDVINKLASILTVKGGTGSIVEFFGSGVQTLSATGMASITNMGAETGATTSIFPYSDAMSSYLRATGRHDIADAVKFAALELQADQGVEYDRIIDIDLSSLEPHINGPFTPDLSTRISEFPDAVSRESWPRKLTAGLIGSCTNSSFQDMTRAAAIARQALDAGLKPKMPLLISPGSEKTRQTLKDSGVLDVFKELESILLTNACGPCCGSWDRQDMEKGTENSIITSYNRNFTGRLDGNPATHIFLASPEMVMAKIFSDDLGFNPVTDTITTEYGNEFKFELPTGDALPPNGFSNADYVYTSPPSTGRESIQVQISDSSERLQRLSPFPPGPTSDPENCVILIKAQGKCTTDHITPAGPWFRFRGHLDNISNNTLIGAVNAENGKVNTVTNWLTGESGAVPQTARAYKQASQPWVVIGDHNYGEGSSREHAALQPRHLGCVAIIAKSFARIHETNLKKQGVLALTFSNEEDYNHVNSSDRISIHGVADLEPGKPLTLRVVSTTGKGEEWMTQVRHTMSLEEIEYFRAGSALNLMANRKKSTQSSPTL; translated from the exons ATGCGCGCATTCTCAAGCCTCTCCAGCGTCCGACAGGGTTCCAAGATCACGTGTCCCAGCCTCCAGCACTTTCGAAAGCTGGCTACGGCCGGCCATGCCTCATCCAGGGCTCAACTTAGTCGATTTGAGCAGAATCAGTACATCGATTATGTCGATATTGCCAATAGGATTCGGCTTGGTCGTCGAGT CGCTGGGCGTGCACTTACGTATGCCGAGAAGATCATCCTAGCACATACTGACAATCTAGAGGATGAACCTCTCCGCCGTGGAAAAACTCGGCTCAAGCTGAGGCCGAGGCGCATCGCCTGCCAAGATGCTACTGCACAGATGGCACTGATTCAATTCCTCTCGGCGGGCTTGGACTCTGCAGCTGTCCCGACGACAATCCACTGCGATCACTTGATCGTGGGAAAGTCGGGCCAAGATGAGGACTTACCCAACGCTCTTGGTGCTCATAAAGAAGTATATGAGTTCATGTCCAGCGCCGCCAAGCGGTTCAACATGGGCTTCTGGAAGCCTGGCGCAGGCATCATCCACCAAACTGTCTTGGAGAACTATGCATTCCCCGGTGGCATGATGGTTGGGACTGATTCGCATACTCCGAATGCTGGCGGTATGGGTATGATTGCTATCGGTGTGGGCGGTGCCGACGCAGTCGATGTCATGGCAGGTTTGCCATTTGAGTTGAAGGCGCCCCATGTTATTGGA ATGACTAACGATATATCAGACGTGATCAACAAGCTTGCATCTATCCTGACCGTCAAAGGCGGCACCGGGTCCATTGTTGAATTCTTTGGCAGCGGAGTTCAGACATTATCCGCAACAGGCATggcctccatcaccaacatggGAGCTGAAACAGGCGCCACGACATCAATCTTCCCATATTCGGATGCCATGTCTTCTTATCTCCGGGCTACAGGGCGTCATGACATAGCAGACGCTGTCAAGTTTGCGGCTCTAGAGCTCCAAGCCGATCAGGGAGTCGAATATGACAGAATCATCGATATTGACCTATCCTCACTCGAGCCTCACATCAACGGCCCATTTACGCCAGATCTGTCAACGCGAATCTCGGAATTTCCGGACGCCGTGTCGAGAGAGTCGTGGCCTAGGAAGCTCACTGCCGGCTTGATTGGGTCATGCACAAATTCTTCGTTCCAAGACATGACGAGGGCAGCGGCCATAGCAAGACAAGCATTGGATGCGGGCTTAAAACCCAAGATGCCTCTTCTCATTTCTCCTGGAAGCGAAAAGACCAGGCAGACTCTGAAAGACAGCGGTGTTTTGGATGTGTTCAAGGAACTTGAGAGTATCCTGCTCACCAACGCTTGCGGTCCTTGTTGCGGCTCGTGGGACCGACAAGATATGGAGAAG GGGACTGAAAATTCCATCATAACTTCTTATAACCGCAACTTCACCGGCCGCCTTGACGGAAACCCGGCCACACACATCTTCCTCGCATCACCCGAGATGGTTATGGCAAAGATCTTCTCCGATGACCTAGGCTTCAACCCCGTGACAGACACAATTACCACTGAATACGGCAACGAGTTCAAGTTTGAGCTGCCAACAGGGGATGCCCTGCCACCAAACGGGTTCAGTAACGCAGATTATGTCTACACCTCCCCTCCATCCACAGGCAGAGAGTCAATCCAAGTCCAGATTTCTGACTCTTCAGAAAGGCTCCAACGGCTATCTCCCTTCCCGCCAGGTCCGACCTCGGATCCAGAAAACTGCGTCATCCTTATCAAGGCCCAAGGAAAATGCACTACAGACCATATCACCCCAGCAGGGCCCTGGTTCCGCTTCCGGGGTCATCTGGACAACATCTCCAACAATACCCTCATCGGCGCAGTGAATGCAGAAAATGGCAAGGTCAACACTGTCACAAATTGGCTCACGGGCGAGAGCGGCGCGGTTCCTCAGACTGCGAGGGCGTACAAGCAAGCTTCGCAGCCTTGGGTGGTTATCGGAGACCACAACTACGGTGAAGGTTCCTCTCGAGAGCACGCAGCCCTTCAGCCGCGGCATCTAGGATGCGTCGCAATTATCGCGAAAAGCTTTGCACGAATCCACGAGACGAATTTGAAGAAGCAGGGAGTATTGGCGCTCACCTTTAGCAACGAGGAGGACTACAACCACGTCAACTCCTCTGATCGTATCAGTATTCACGGTGTAGCTGATTTAGAGCCGGGAAAACCTTTGACTCTAAGAGTTGTATCAACGACGGGAAAAGGCGAGGAATGGATGACTCAGGTGAGGCATACCATGAGCCTAGAGGAGATTGAGTACTTCAGAGCAGGAAGCGCCCTCAACTTGATGGCAAACCGGAAGAAGAGCACTCAGAGTTCTCCTACACTGTAG
- a CDS encoding Catalase, producing the protein MKPSFAIGLCIPWLKARLRHLFKYAVSNSLQGQPLRDPSVSTTLPIFGGGGITTLGDTLLLETLAHFSRERIPERVVHAKASGAWGEFEVTNKDIAQLTCAKFLDTVGKKTPVLFRLSTTGGEKGSADTVRDVRGFSVKFYTEEGNHDIVGNHIPVFFIRDPMRFPSLNRSHKKHPATNRPDATMFWDFHVNQPESVHALMHLFGTRGLPDSIRRVTGFGVHTFKLVDSQGRFRYCKFHFRPESGQTHFASAGEAEKEAGANPDHHNQDLWEAIARGEYPVWKLYVQIMEPEQAETFGRALFDITKVWSHKDYPLIEVGKMTLNKNPDNYFADIEQAAFSPSNMVPGIAMTPDPMLQARMFAYPDAQRYRLGVNYTQLPSNRPIAPVYAPYERDGITVTKNYGGDPNYVRSTLSPGISSTAMTQISHHERVASTAVLGLNEIPVDEQDYVQPRELWRRVFDEEERAQWIETVTGALEGVPAPLRQAVVEMFSKVDPMIGQRMMAKFKENATHL; encoded by the exons ATGAAACCTTCATTCGCTATTG GCCTGTGTATACCTTGGCTGAAGGCACGTTTGCGTCATCTATTCAAATACGCGGTTTCTAACTCTCTTCAAGGCCAACCACTTCGAGACCCCTCCGTCAGCACCACTCTACCAATTTTTGGTGGCGGCGGCATCACCACTCTGGGAGAcactcttctccttgagaCGCTGGCGCATTTCAGCCGGGAGCGCATTCCGGAGAG AGTCGTGCATGCCAAGGCGTCAGGCGCCTGGGGTGAATTTGAAGTCACCAACAAGGACATTGCTCAGCTGACTTGCGCCAAATTCCTTGACACCGTCGGCAAGAAGACGCCAGTTCTCTTCCGCCTCAGCACCACTGGTGGTGAGAAGGGCAGCGCGGACACAGTTCGCGATGTGCGAGGCTTCTCTGTCAAGTTTTACACAGAAGAGGGTAACCATGACATTGTTGGAAACCACATT CCTGTGTTCTTCATCCGCGACCCCATGCGTTTTCCATCACTCAACCGCAGTCACAAGAAGCACCCCGCTACTAACAGGCCAGATGCAACTATG TTCTGGGACTTCCATGTCAACCAACCCGAAAGTGTCCACGCATTGATGCACCTCTTTGGCACCCGCGGGCTCCCAGACTCGATCCGTCGGGTCACTGGGTTTGGAGTCCATACCTTTAAGCTGGTAGACAGTCAAGGCCGCTTCCGATACTGCAAGTTTCATTTCCGTCCTGAAAGCGGCCAAACCCATTTTGCTTCTGCTggggaggctgagaaggaggctggCGCCAACCCAGACCACCACAATCAAGATCTCTGGGAAGCCATTGCTCGTGGAGAATACCCCGTCTGGAAACTATACGTTCAGATCATGGAACCCGAGCAAGCTGAAACTTTTGGTCGAGCTCTGTTCGATATTACCAAGGTCTGGTCACACAAGGACTATCCCTTGATCGAAGTTGGCAAAATGACGCTGAACAAGAAC CCCGACAACTACTTCGCCGACATTGAACAAGCTGCATTTTCCCCCTCCAACATGGTCCCAGGCATCGCCATGACGCCAGACCCCA TGCTACAAGCTCGAATGTTTGCCTACCCCGACGCTCAGAGGTACCGCCTCGGAGTCAACTACACCCAGCTGCCCTCCAACCGCCCCATCGCCCCTGTCTACGCACCGTACGAACGTGACGGCATCACCGTCACCAAGAACTACGGAGGAGATCCAAACTATGTTCGAAGCACCCTGAGTCCCGGGATTTCCTCTACAGCCATGACCCAGATATCGCACCACGAGCGGGTGGCATCCACTGCAGTCCTCGGCTTGAACGAGATTCCGGTCGATGAACAAGACTATGTTCAACCTCGAGAGCTGTGGAGGAGAGTGTTtgacgaagaagagagggCCCAGTGGATTGAAACAGTCACCGGTGCCCTGGAGGGCGTGCCGGCTCCGCTGAGGCAGGCTGTTGTCGAGATGTTTTCCAAGGTTGATCCCATGATTGGACAACGGATGATGGCTAAGTTCAAGGAGAACGCCACTCACTTGTAG
- a CDS encoding Protein kinase domain-containing protein, whose amino-acid sequence MPKYNLDHFYPVHLSEVFNGRLQTVAKLGYGSSSTIWLARDLEDHQYVALKVYIHNSVEHRELPFYEHLNTVLPTSKHVGADNVRKLLASFEVSGPHGNHIVLALQVSQMSLRDMDTVFMKDRGFEEDFVKSALSKSFSKLLISFIQRLKSSTLSLDIHPGNLLLGLEDNSLFKKLEDNEFSNPVPRKELPGRNIYFSRLMKPKAWDLLEGRTLFSARKEDGSFSDGVHLSEFIAALGPPPAQLLNRHRERAREYWNEDCISVSLLSA is encoded by the exons atgcCAAAGTACAATCTCGATCATTTTTACCCAGTGCACCTGAGCGAGGTTTTTAATGGCAGGCTTCAGACAGTGGCCAAACTGGGCTATGGTTCATCCTCGACCATCTGGCTTGCCCGCGACCTTGA AGACCATCAGTACGTAGCTCTCAAAGTCTACATCCACAACTCTGTCGAGCATCGAGAGCTGCCATTCTACGAGCACCTGAACACCGTCCTCCCCACCAGCAAACACGTGGGAGCCGACAACGTCAGGAAGCTTCTGGCCTCCTTTGAGGTCTCTGGTCCTCATGGAAATCACATCGTCCTCGCTCTCCAGGTCTCACAAATGAGTCTGCGTGATATGGACACTGTCTTCATGAAGGATCGTGGCTTCGAAGAGGACTTTGTCAAGAGCGCGCTATCAAAGAGCTTCTCCAAGCTGTTGATTTCCTTCATACAGAGGCTCAAGTCGTCCACACTG TCATTAGACATCCATCCtggcaacctcctccttggtctaGAGGATAACTCgctcttcaagaagctcgaaGACAACGAATTCTCAAATCCTGTTCCTCGTAAGGAACTACCAGGCCGGAACATTTACTTTTCCCGCCTGATGAAACCCAAG GCATGGGACCTCCTTGAGGGACGGACTCTCTTCAGCGCACGCAAAGAAGACGGTAGCTTCTCAGATGGTGTTCACCTATCCGAATTCATCGCTGCTCTCGGCCCCCCACCCgcccagctcctcaaccGGCATCGCGAGAGGGCGCGCGAGTATTGGAACGAAGACTGTATTTCTGTCAGTTTACTCTCCGCGTAA
- a CDS encoding NAD-binding-2 domain-containing protein, with amino-acid sequence MATPQALTFLGLGNMGSALVQTLLKASNKVTIWNRTADRPQVRAAVEAGAVLEVDVQNAISRNNIIVICLLDYSSIKTALAKIPTSALEGKTIVNLTNGTPKQAREMAAWAASHSVKHYFDGAVMVTPQMIGGPQSFFVASGQTPEAFEPIASLLEPIGRPEYLGVAIDAAARYDLAALSSMYGMFSGMFIAMALLKKGHTKADEKLEPVVSGSLNPFLGALIPYNGLIARSWDDKAWDDNLGNPIGMQAQALRNILEACRDDGMDDGFLKNLTTAMEGVVKDRGENGGIAVIGEYLLKGRLTEE; translated from the coding sequence ATGGCCACTCCTCAAGCTCTCACATTTCTCGGCCTCGGGAACATGGGTTCCGCCCTCGTACAAACTCTTCTGAAGGCTTCCAACAAAGTGACGATCTGGAACCGCACGGCAGATAGACCTCAGGTCAGAGCCGCCGTCGAAGCCGGAGCTGTCCTCGAAGTGGATGTCCAGAACGCCATCTCCAGGAACAACATCATTGTCATCTGTCTCCTCGACTACTCCAGCATCAAGACTGCACTGGCTAAGATTCCGACCTCTGCTCTCGAGGGAAAGACCATTGTCAACCTGACCAATGGTACGCCGAAACAGGCGCGGGAGATGGCAGCCTGGGCCGCCTCCCACTCTGTCAAACACTACTTTGACGGAGCGGTCATGGTAACGCCTCAAATGATCGGTGGGCCCCAGTCATTTTTCGTCGCCAGTGGACAAACCCCCGAAGCATTCGAGCCTATCGCCTCACTCCTTGAACCCATCGGAAGACCGGAGTATCTCGGCGTTGCCATCGATGCTGCCGCCCGATATGACCTTGCTGCTCTGTCATCGATGTATGGCATGTTTAGCGGAATGTTTATCGCTATGGCCCTCCTCAAAAAGGGTCACACCAAAGCCGACGAGAAGCTTGAACCTGTGGTGTCAGGCAGTCTGAACCCGTTCTTGGGTGCATTGATCCCGTATAATGGACTTATTGCTCGGTCTTGGGACGACAAGGCTTGGGATGATAACCTGGGAAATCCGATCGGGATGCAAGCACAGGCGTTGAGGAATATTCTGGAGGCTTGTCGTGATGATGGGATGGACGACGGATTTCTGAAGAACTTGACGACGGCTATGGAGGGGGTGGTGAAGGATAGGGGAGAGAATGGCGGGATCGCTGTGATTGGAGAGTATCTCTTGAAAGGACGGTTGACTGAAGAGTAA
- a CDS encoding Small secreted protein, producing the protein MKFSTVLLSFAATAFAAPLSKRAVFSTSTYNDLSISGGTAGNAAQEALQKLGGLPSDLTTVEQSDIDFLNSVNQIANGAEKNAFNPAIDAASGEDADALQRGKIKNKVLKLTATMLKLQIQQAQGEDVADDIETENKKLQNNISQDEAAAGQASTFLSFDATTD; encoded by the exons ATGAAGTTCTCCACTGTCCTCCTCAGCTTCGCCGCCACCGCCTTCGCTGCTCCTCTCAGCAAGCGCGCCGTCTTCAGCACATCCACCTACAACGACCTTTCCATCAGCGGCGGCACTGCCGGAAACGCTGCCCAGGAGGCTCTTCAGAAGCTTGGTGGTCTTCCCAGTGATTTGACGACCGTCGAGCAATCGGACATCGATTTCCTCAACAGCGTCAACCAGATCGCCAACGGCGCTGAGAAGAACGCTTTCAACCCTGCCATCGACGCTGCTTCCGGTGAGGACGCCGATGCTCTCCAG CGCGGcaagatcaagaacaaggtcCTGAAGCTCACCGCCACCATGCTCAAGCTTCAAATCCAGCAAGCCCAGGGAGAAGACGTGGCCGACGACATAGAAACCGAGAACAAGAAGCTGCAGAACAACATTTCCCAGGACGAAGCGGCCGCCGGACAAGCTTCGACTTTCTTGTCTTTTGACGCGACTACGGACTAA
- a CDS encoding HET domain-containing protein produces MNRWHQVSCREPDVQVLPDKTIRCLSCHQTPHTTQIVAERATVSSVPLVPPDKPLGQLKLWWPRSVPYSVSTLLASDDAGTGQDDMDVDQTSEAALTSEPYPSTLGPNELRLICIEAAPSPGYPLHLSLEVYDLDNCPEYEAVSYTWAGEDGENTLSKPIYVGPFWDCLVQTKNCWEMLRFVRPWRGIRMLWVDAICINQNNIPERSSQVANMDRIYSSCSRVVVYLGPDLATLLHGRHARRGRLHEPETGVIKPVFPAQTQQPQPYRLEDLLSRRYFSRIWVVQELLLSKGAIIRVGDVDFWADASMSSRLSSSMPTWTWGQTHAAWAQYISQGASSIGDLKELLQVTALSLATDPRDRIIGLLGIMPELSVLSDPPTSDSNAPPLQLGGIQADYTLSCQHIFIGLFGYCILNLRRPDILNHASSVFPVPDYPSWVPNWTSPETWRLLFQSPKADDERILSLIRDRIPPESADLSDTSESEDDEDPVRFHDLEGPAHAYVQAERRWNQNASIDTSTGALSINLTHCMPLSGLLGKIEEANGFFLFSLDAEP; encoded by the coding sequence ATGAATCGCTGGCACCAAGTCAGCTGCCGAGAACCTGACGTTCAAGTCTTGCCAGACAAGACAATCCGCTGCCTTTCCTGTCATCAAACCCCTCATACGACCCAAATCGTCGCGGAGAGGGCCACAGTCAGCTCGGTTCCTCTCGTGCCACCAGACAAACCTCTAGGACAGCTGAAGCTTTGGTGGCCGCGATCCGTGCCCTACTCGGTGTCGACCCTGCTGGCAAGTGACGATGCAGGTACTGGCCAAGATGATATGGATGTGGATCAGACTTCGGAAGCGGCCTTAACGTCAGAGCCGTACCCGTCGACTCTCGGGCCAAACGAGCTCCGCCTCATCTGCATCGAAGCTGCCCCTTCTCCCGGCTATCCACTACACCTAAGCTTGGAGGTCTACGACTTGGACAACTGTCCGGAATACGAAGCCGTGTCATATACATGGGCTGGCGAGGATGGTGAAAACACGCTCTCCAAGCCCATATACGTGGGCCCATTCTGGGACTGTTTAGTTCAGACAAAGAATTGCTGGGAGATGCTGCGCTTCGTACGGCCATGGCGCGGCATTCGGATGCTCTGGGTCGACGCCATCTGCATTAACCAGAACAACATCCCGGAACGAAGCAGCCAAGTTGCCAACATGGATCGTATCTACTCTTCTTGCAGTCGTGTCGTCGTCTATCTTGGACCTGACCTAGCCACCCTGCTTCATGGGAGGCATGCTCGTCGTGGGAGGCTGCACGAGCCGGAGACAGGTGTCATCAAGCCTGTATTCCCTGCTCAAACGCAGCAACCTCAACCCTATCGGCTTGAAGATCTTCTAAGTCGGCGGTACTTTTCCCGGATCTGGGTCGTTCAAGAATTACTCCTGTCCAAAGGAGCCATCATACGGGTCGGCGACGTCGACTTCTGGGCCGATGCTTCCATGTCGAGTCGCCTCTCTTCGAGCATGCCAACTTGGACATGGGGTCAAACACACGCTGCATGGGCACAATACATATCGCAGGGTGCTTCAAGTATTGGGGATCTGAAGGAGCTGCTTCAGGTTACGGCCCTCTCTCTGGCAACTGACCCCCGGGATCGAATTATTGGGCTTCTTGGTATCATGCCCGAGCTATCGGTTTTGAGCGACCCGCCAACTTCGGATTCTAACGCTCCTCCCTTACAGCTTGGAGGTATTCAAGCCGACTACACACTGTCCTGTCAACACATATTCATCGGACTGTTTGGATATTGTATCCTTAACCTACGGCGGCCAGATATCCTCAACCATGCGTCGTCCGTCTTCCCCGTACCCGACTACCCGTCATGGGTACCTAACTGGACTTCCCCAGAAACCTGGAGATTGCTATTTCAATCACCAAAGGCTGATGACGAGCGAATACTCAGTCTGATTCGAGATAGAATACCCCCAGAGTCTGCAGATCTGTCAGACACATCAGAGtccgaggatgacgaagatCCCGTTCGGTTTCACGACCTTGAGGGCCCCGCTCATGCCTACGTCCAAGCAGAACGACGGTGGAATCAGAATGCTAGCATCGATACCTCCACTGGAGCATTGTCCATCAACTTGACACACTGCATGCCGCTATCTGGACTCCTTGGGAAAATTGAAGAGGCGAAcggcttcttccttttctcCCTTGACGCCGAACCCTGA
- a CDS encoding GMC-OxRdtase-N domain-containing protein, whose product MTTQTLPADSANGYDYLIVGGGTAGCVVASRLSAYLPKKRILLIEGGPSDVGDNRVLILKDRIQTIGTDLDYGYTSVPQPNGNSHILHSRAKVLGGCSSHNDMISFRTTEYDAFLWQKLGCKGWTFDLFNRLLDKLRTTVRLPHPRDQNKMCNDWIESARAALGVDKVQDFNHMISSKAGLQEGVGWCNVSYDPDTGHRNSASIAYLHPTFRGDEKRPGLTVLTDAWVSKVHLEGDTATGIDVTLKSGEMHTLRARQEIILCAGAIDTPRLLLLSGIGPREHLESVGIQVASDISGVGENLMDHPLTTMLYELNRTPPQNTVANSDTALFLRSKPFNHNGDDGHIPDVMVHIFTIPFVDDLQRLGYEIPEPERCFHFMPLIPRPKSVGRLYLKSNNPHEKPALDFQYFTDKDGYDSSILVDGIKACRKIAEQEPFKSWIKREIAPGPDLTTDTQLDEFARRASGTVYHPACTTKMGDIETDPMAVVDTELRVRGIKGLRVADAGVFPTMLSVNPMLTVLAIGERCAELVALNAGWKEDMPKL is encoded by the exons ATGACGACGCAGACGCTTCCCGCCGACTCCGCCAACGGCTATGACTACCTGATTGTTGGTGGAGGAACGGCCGGCTGTGTGGTTGCGAGCCGACTATCCGCCTATCTACCAAAGAAACGTATCCTGCTTATCGAAGGCGGGCCTAGTGATGTCGGGGACAACCgtgtcttgatcttgaaaGATCGTATTCAGACCATCGGCACAGACCTTGACTATGGCTATACAAGCGTGCCTCAGCCAAATG GCAATAGTCACATCCTCCATTCACGTGCCAAGGTGCTGGGAGGGTGCTCCAGCCACAACGACATGATTTCGTTCCGAACGACCGAGTACGACGCATTTCTCTGGCAGAAGCTGGGGTGCAAAGGCTGGACCTTTGATCTTTTCAATCGCCTTCTGGACAAGTTGCGGACTACCGTACGGCTCCCTCACCCCCGAGATCAGAACAAGATGTGCAACGATTGGATCGAGTCTGCGAGGGCTGCCTTGGGTGTCGACAAGGTTCAGGACTTTAACCACATGATATCGTCAAAAGCTGGTCTCCAGGAAGGCGTCGGGTGGTGCAATGTCTCTTATGATCCGGATACGGGCCATCGCAACAGCGCCAGCATCGCGTACTTGCATCCAACCTTTCGAGGGGATGAGAAGCGTCCGGGTTTGACGGTGCTTACTGACGCTTGGGTTTCAAAAGTCCATCTTGAGGGAGATACCGCAACTGGCATTGATGTGACTCTCAAGTCGGGAGAGATGCATACTTTGCGCGCCAGACAAGAAATCATTCTCTGTGCTGGTGCTATAGATACTCCCCGGCTACTCCTATTATCAGGAATCGGACCCCGGGAACACCTGGAATCAGTCGGTATTCAGGTCGCCAGCGACATCTCTGGGGTTGGAGAGAACCTGATGGATCACCCTCTGACAACAATGCTTTACGAGCTGAACCGTACGCCTCCCCAAAACACCGTCGCAAATTCGGACACGGCCTTGTTCTTGCGTTCCAAACCCTTCAATCACAACGGAGACGACGGCCATATCCCCGATGTCATGGTCCATATCTTCACCATCCCCTTTGTTGACGACCTTCAGCGCCTTGGGTACGAGattccagagccagagcgTTGCTTCCATTTTATGCCCCTGATTCCCCGCCCCAAATCAGTAGGACGACTTTATCTCAAGTCCAACAATCCACACGAGAAGCCAGCTCTTGATTTCCAATACTTCACTGACAAGGACGGCTACGATTCTTCCATTCTTGTCGACGGCATAAAAGCATGCCGAAAGATAGCGGAGCAAGAGCCCTTCAAGTCCTGGATCAAGCGCGAGATTGCACCGGGGCCAGATCTCACCACAGATACACAACTAGACGAGTTTGCTCGTCGGGCCTCGGGAACCGTATACCACCCTGCATGCACAACAAAGATGGGTGACATCGAGACAGACCCCATGGCCGTGGTGGACACAGAGCTTAGAGTGCGCGGGATAAAGGGACTGAGGGTTGCTGACGCGGGTGTATTCCCAACTATGCTCTCTGTAAACCCAATGCTAACGGTGCTTGCCATCGGCGAGCGTTGTGCTGAGCTGGTTGCACTTAACGCGGGCTGGAAGGAGGATATGCCAAAACTATAG